The following are from one region of the Capsicum annuum cultivar UCD-10X-F1 chromosome 1, UCD10Xv1.1, whole genome shotgun sequence genome:
- the LOC107849112 gene encoding copper transporter 6, translating into MNKPSSSHMSGASTMDMSAAPPMPATTNNHGNPMMHMTFFWGKNAEILFSGWPGYNNNIGMYILALFVIFTIGFAIEWLSHTDYISRSENNVTAGLIQTVLYGVRIGCAYLVMLAVMSFNGGIFVAAIVGHTLGFLVFGSKVFKKSTPLMAYAKASELPACNC; encoded by the coding sequence GGAGCAAGCACTATGGATATGTCGGCAGCTCCGCCGATGCCAGCTACTACAAACAATCATGGCAATCCAATGATGCACATGACGTTTTTCTGGGGTAAAAACGCCGAAATTCTCTTCTCAGGTTGGCCTGGATACAATAACAACATCGGTATGTATATTTTAGCACTCTTTGTAATATTTACGATTGGTTTCGCCATCGAGTGGCTCTCTCATACTGATTACATATCGAGGAGTGAGAACAACGTGACAGCAGGGTTGATTCAGACTGTGTTGTATGGAGTGAGAATCGGGTGTGCGTACCTCGTCATGCTGGCTGTTATGTCATTCAATGGAGGTATTTTTGTTGCAGCAATTGTTGGACATACGTTAGGTTTTTTGGTTTTTGGAAGTAAGGTTTTTAAGAAATCTACACCGTTGATGGCTTATGCTAAAGCATCTGAGCTTCCTGCTTGTAATTGTTGA